The genomic region cctactacacatgcttagtctaatccgattccgtgcctctcgacttatagaatgaattaacaaacttaatctacgattacgaccaataaccaaagattacggccaataaccaaagattaaacttCAAACAAGTGGGGAAGAATTAAACTTCACACCAATTTGCATTGGAAGTAGGAAATGTATAAAAAAATGGAGAGCAAGTACACTCTTCCCGGATTTTTACAAAAAGAGGGGGAAAAAATTTCACATAAAACTTCAAATTTCCCACCAAATTACATCCCATCACAAAATTTAGGTTACAAGTAGGCAATAAGCTTACATCAAACAGATTGCCAGTACATTTCTCAAAACATAAACCAAATTGCACCCCAAACATTTTACACAACTCAAAAAGAGTAAACCAAAATCTGAAATTACACAATCCAAAACTATTGTTACAATGAAGAAACCAAATTTGACAGACGATGAGAGGCATAGAATTGTGTGCCTTCTGTTTGAGAGCTGCAAAAACAATAAATCAGAACACGGTAAGATGAATGAAGTTTCTGCCATGTTCAATGTGTCAAGGAGATGTATCAACAAAATCTGGACAGCAGCTAAAAACCATAGGCAAGGCAATGTGTCTATTAATGTGAGGAGTAAATAAGAGGAAAGAAGGGAAAAGAAAGAATACCTTGTCCAATTGAGGCTATCATGGCACTTGATATGTCAAAGAGAACAACATTGAAGAGATTAGGCAAGGCAATAGGACATGCACCATCAACATGTCATAGATAGGTAAAAGAAGGTCTTATTTAGTCTCATACAAACTCAATACATCCAACATTGAGTCAAGAGCATAAAATCATTAGGTTGCACTTTGTCATTGGTAAATTAGTGTTTGATAGGATATTGAGGTGTGTCATGTTCAAGGATATGAGCCATAtcattcatattgatgaaaagtGGTTTATATGACCAATCCAAAATATAGATACTACATTGGCAGCAATGAAGCTCTTCCTTACAGAAGTTGTAAAAGCAAGAGGTACATAACAAAAATTATGTTCTTAGCTGCTGTTTTAAGGCCAACATACAAAGAGAATGGAGAAGTTTTGTTTGATGGAAAGCTGGGTATATGGCCCTTTACTTACCAAGAACCAGCAAAAAGAAAGAGTAAGAACGGGGATGCTGGAACAATAGTCACAAAACCAATTGAATCCATTTCAAAGGTGACAAAAGAAGCTTTAATAAACTTAGTGATACCAATCATTAAACAAAAATGGCCAGCATCTGCATCAAAGGATATAAGCATTCAACAAGATAATGCTAAGCCTTATATAAGTGGGAAAGATAGAAAATTCAAAGAAGCAGCCACTTCAGATGTTTTCAACATCATTTTAGAACAACAACCAGAAAACTCTCCAGATTTAAATATATTGGATTTAGGTTTCTTTAGATCCATTCAATCTTTACAAGATGAAAAGCCAGCTAAGACAGTTGAAGAATTGGTGAATAATGTGACTCAAGCATATGAAGAAGAAACTTTTGAAATATTAGATAATGTATGGCTAAGCTTGCAAGCTTGTATGGTTGAAATAATACAAAAAAAAAGGCACAATAACTACCTACTAACACACTTGGCAAAGGCTGCACAAAGGAGGCCAGGGACACTTCCAAGAGATTTACAAATAGATGAAGATTTGGTGAAGGAATGCATTCAATTCTTAATTACATGTGGAATGATTGGTGAATTGGATCAACTCATGTTAGCCCTAGGTATCCAAGTCCCCTTTTGAACAACCAAGAAGGTT from Silene latifolia isolate original U9 population chromosome 3, ASM4854445v1, whole genome shotgun sequence harbors:
- the LOC141649631 gene encoding uncharacterized protein LOC141649631, whose protein sequence is MTNPKYRYYIGSNEALPYRSCKSKRYITKIMFLAAVLRPTYKENGEVLFDGKLGIWPFTYQEPAKRKSKNGDAGTIVTKPIESISKVTKEALINLVIPIIKQKWPASASKDISIQQDNAKPYISGKDRKFKEAATSDVFNIILEQQPENSPDLNILDLGFFRSIQSLQDEKPAKTVEELVNNVTQAYEEETFEILDNVWLSLQACMVEIIQKKRHNNYLLTHLAKAAQRRPGTLPRDLQIDEDLVKECIQFLITCGMIGELDQLMLALGIQVPF